A portion of the Lolium rigidum isolate FL_2022 chromosome 1, APGP_CSIRO_Lrig_0.1, whole genome shotgun sequence genome contains these proteins:
- the LOC124660167 gene encoding exopolygalacturonase-like: MAIRNVAIRVFFLLLVVSAAFAKDKEEKKDEKKDEKTEGAASEADGTYDITKLGAKDDGKTDCTKEVEEAWASACGGTGKQTIVIPKGDFLTGPLNFTGPCKGDSVTIKLEGNLLASNDLAKYKSNWIEIMRVKNLAITGKGTLDGQGKAVWTKNSCAKSYDCKILPNSLVLDFCDDALIEGITILNSKFFHLNIYECKGVTVKDVTVTAPGDSPNTDGIHMGDSSKVTIIDTKIGVGDDCISIGPGSKEVNISGVTCGPGHGISVGSLGRYKDEKDVTDVTVKNCVLKGSTNGLRIKSYEDAKSPVVASNFHYENVQMDDVGYPIIIDQKYCPNKICTSKGDSARVTVKDVTFTNITGTSSTPEAVSLLCSDKKPCEGVTMNDVKIEYTGKNNKTMAVCTNAKVTAKGVDKANSCDK, translated from the exons ATGGCGATCAGGAATGTCGCGATCAGAGTCTTCTTCCTCTTGTTGGTGGTGAGCGCGGCGTTCGCCAAagacaaggaggagaagaaggatgaGAAGAAGGATGAGAAGACGGAGGGCGCAGCGTCCGAGGCTGACGGGACCTACGACATCACCAAGCTCGGCGCCAAAGACGATGGCAAGACAGACTGCACCAAG gaggtggaggaggcatgGGCTTCGGCATGCGGTGGCACCGGGAAACAGACGATCGTCATCCCAAAGGGGGATTTCCTGACTGGACCTCTGAATTTCACCGGACCATGTAAGGGGGACAGCGTGACCATCAAGCTAGAGGGCAACCTTCTGGCCTCCAACGACCTGGCCAAGTACAAGTCTAACTGGATCGAGATCATGCGCGTCAAGAACCTCGCCATCACGGGCAAAGGCACGCTCGACGGCCAGGGCAAGGCCGTCTGGACCAAGAACAGCTGCGCCAAGAGCTACGACTGCAAGATCCTGCCCAAC TCACTGGTGCTGGACTTCTGTGACGACGCGCTCATCGAAGGCATCACCATCCTCAACTCCAAGTTCTTCCACCTCAACATCTACGAGTGCAAGGGCGTGACTGTCAAGGACGTGACCGTCACCGCGCCTGGGGACAGCCCCAACACCGACGGCATCCACATGGGCGACTCCTCCAAGGTCACAATCATCGACACCAAGATCGGCGTCGGCGACGACTGCATCTCCATCGGCCCCGGCAGCAAGGAGGTCAACATCAGCGGCGTCACCTGCGGCCCAGGCCACGGCATCAGCGTGGGCAGCCTCGGACGGTACAAGGACGAGAAGGACGTGACAGACGTCACCGTGAAGAACTGCGTGCTCAAGGGCTCCACCAACGGCCTCCGGATCAAGTCGTACGAAGACGCCAAGTCGCCGGTCGTAGCGTCCAACTTCCACTACGAGAACGTTCAGATGGACGACGTCGGCTACCCCATCATCATCGACCAGAAGTACTGCCCCAACAAGATCTGCACCTCCAAGGGAGACTCCGCCAGGGTCACCGTCAAGGACGTCACCTTCACCAACATcaccggtacctcctccacccccGAGGCCGTCAGCCTGCTTTGCTCCGACAAGAAGCCGTGTGAAGGTGTCACCATGAACGACGTCAAGATTGAGTACACCGGCAAGAACAACAAGACCATGGCTGTTTGCACCAACGCCAAGGTCACCGCTAAGGGTGTCGACAAGGCTAACAGCTGTGACAAGTGA